Proteins from a genomic interval of Mycobacterium conspicuum:
- a CDS encoding NIPSNAP family protein: protein MKKYYGHTLLYLHETIDLGSGRSDRFTEVFTDTYHPMMAELGARLFAIWESTPYNGHWPQVTIIWEIDKFADYARIGAAQARGGSHEAAAGKWSAYLADIGASGEGRIMYPGPSNKTLAQLREANFTAPVVIQEIMQTKPGRQDDYIRELERLYVPWSERTGKRWLGSFTTTFRFNEVIHYWALDGGWECFANHYPSWKDSPPAEIVTWMSVAPALRDGWEDSILQALPPSPLQ, encoded by the coding sequence ATGAAAAAGTACTACGGTCATACGCTGCTCTACCTGCACGAGACGATCGACCTGGGGTCCGGGCGCAGTGATCGGTTCACCGAGGTATTCACCGACACGTATCACCCCATGATGGCCGAGCTGGGCGCCCGGCTCTTCGCGATCTGGGAATCAACTCCCTACAACGGCCACTGGCCGCAGGTCACGATCATCTGGGAGATCGACAAGTTCGCCGACTACGCTCGCATCGGTGCCGCGCAGGCACGCGGCGGCAGCCACGAGGCCGCCGCCGGAAAGTGGTCGGCGTATCTGGCCGACATCGGAGCGTCGGGGGAGGGGCGCATCATGTACCCCGGGCCCAGCAACAAGACGTTGGCACAGTTGCGCGAGGCGAATTTCACTGCGCCGGTGGTGATTCAGGAGATCATGCAGACCAAGCCGGGCCGTCAAGACGACTACATCCGCGAACTGGAGCGGCTCTACGTGCCCTGGTCGGAGCGCACGGGCAAACGCTGGCTCGGCTCGTTCACCACCACCTTCCGCTTCAACGAGGTCATCCACTACTGGGCGCTCGACGGCGGCTGGGAATGCTTCGCCAATCACTACCCGTCATGGAAGGACAGCCCGCCCGCCGAGATCGTCACGTGGATGAGCGTGGCGCCCGCGCTGCGCGACGGCTGGGAGGATTCGATCCTGCAGGCCCTACCGCCGTCGCCGCTGCAATGA
- a CDS encoding cytochrome P450: MSFSYDPFDPEVMANPLPYYRILRDQHPAYYMPQWDTFALSRFEDIWQVLEVNDGTFVATEGTLPPASVLARHNDGPLDDPPLHPLPFHAVFDTDLYAEIRRAHSQPLRPRSVAGLEARIRALANERLDVLLPRGSFDLTQEYGGIVAASMVCGLLGLPDDLAPDVLAAVNAGSLAEPGEGVDTAQARPNYLEYLIPVVERRRADPSGDGLPVVDGLLGYRLPDGSALSDAEVATQMLCIFIGGTETVPKIVAHGLWELSQRPDQMAAVCADLAGNVPIAREEMIRYCAPAQWFARTARKPYTIHGQTIEPGQRIITLLASAARDEREYAEPDEFIWDRPIRRVLAFGRGQHFCIGYHLARLEIDVLLTEWLRRVPDFAIQGDAATRLPSSFQWGWNKIPVEV; this comes from the coding sequence ATGAGCTTCAGCTACGACCCCTTCGATCCCGAGGTGATGGCAAACCCGTTGCCCTACTACCGCATTCTGCGGGATCAGCATCCGGCGTACTACATGCCGCAGTGGGACACCTTCGCGCTGTCCCGGTTCGAGGACATCTGGCAGGTACTGGAAGTCAACGACGGGACGTTCGTCGCGACGGAGGGCACGCTGCCCCCGGCGTCGGTGTTGGCTCGGCACAACGACGGTCCGCTCGACGACCCGCCGCTGCATCCGCTGCCGTTTCACGCGGTGTTCGACACGGATTTGTACGCTGAGATCCGTCGCGCGCATTCGCAGCCGTTGCGTCCGCGGTCCGTCGCCGGACTCGAGGCCCGGATCCGCGCGCTGGCCAACGAGCGCCTCGACGTGTTGCTGCCGCGGGGTTCCTTCGACCTGACGCAGGAATACGGCGGCATCGTGGCGGCCTCGATGGTGTGCGGATTGCTCGGTCTGCCAGACGATCTCGCGCCTGACGTGCTGGCCGCGGTCAATGCCGGCAGCCTGGCCGAGCCCGGCGAGGGCGTCGACACCGCGCAAGCCCGACCCAACTACCTCGAATACCTAATCCCCGTCGTCGAGCGCCGCCGCGCGGACCCGTCCGGCGACGGCTTGCCCGTCGTGGACGGCCTGCTGGGCTACCGGTTGCCCGACGGCAGCGCCCTATCCGACGCCGAGGTCGCGACCCAGATGCTGTGCATCTTCATCGGCGGAACCGAAACGGTGCCCAAGATCGTCGCGCACGGGCTGTGGGAGCTCAGCCAGCGGCCCGACCAGATGGCCGCGGTGTGCGCCGACCTGGCCGGCAACGTGCCGATCGCCCGCGAGGAGATGATCCGCTATTGCGCCCCGGCGCAGTGGTTCGCCCGAACGGCGCGCAAGCCGTACACAATTCACGGACAGACCATCGAACCGGGCCAGCGCATCATCACGCTGCTCGCCTCGGCCGCCCGCGACGAGCGGGAGTACGCCGAGCCCGACGAATTCATCTGGGACCGACCGATCCGCCGCGTGTTGGCGTTCGGGCGCGGCCAGCACTTCTGCATCGGCTACCACCTGGCGCGCCTGGAAATCGATGTGCTGCTGACCGAATGGCTGCGGCGCGTCCCGGACTTCGCCATCCAGGGCGACGCCGCCACCCGGCTGCCGTCCAGCTTCCAGTGGGGATGGAACAAGATCCCGGTGGAGGTCTGA
- a CDS encoding zinc-binding dehydrogenase, with protein sequence MWSYRIIAPYLLERTSITDKTPDDLADGQVLLRFLAAGLCGSDMPAFRGAKGRLPGDDGASAAEKDGFPIHEIAGEVIASRHPEHRPGDRVVGWASGFDGLMERVISDGNGLAPYDPGLTPAQAVGLQPLACVLYACEQLPDLAGRHVAIIGQGSIGLLFSYVAKASGARRVTGVDPVDRHSLATAFGVDDAVRATSDRWVSRLAAADRADVVVEAVGHQVATLGHAIEATAFGGTVLYFGVADDEAYPINMRLMLRNNLTLKSGVTLDRRRVLELAGKFAAEHPELLGRYLTHTFGVDDAQAAFDLACRPDPQRVKIAIAE encoded by the coding sequence GTGTGGTCCTACCGGATCATCGCCCCCTATCTGTTGGAGCGCACGTCGATCACCGACAAGACGCCCGACGACCTGGCCGATGGCCAAGTGCTGCTGCGGTTCTTGGCCGCCGGCCTCTGCGGCAGCGACATGCCGGCCTTTCGCGGCGCCAAGGGCCGCCTCCCGGGTGACGACGGCGCCAGCGCCGCCGAGAAGGACGGGTTCCCGATCCACGAGATCGCCGGCGAGGTGATCGCCAGCCGCCACCCGGAGCACCGTCCGGGCGATCGCGTGGTCGGCTGGGCCTCCGGATTCGACGGCCTGATGGAGCGGGTGATCAGCGACGGCAACGGGCTGGCGCCCTACGATCCCGGGCTGACCCCGGCGCAGGCGGTCGGCCTGCAACCGCTGGCGTGTGTGCTGTATGCCTGCGAACAACTGCCGGATCTGGCCGGCCGCCACGTCGCGATCATCGGGCAGGGCTCGATCGGCCTGCTGTTCTCCTACGTCGCGAAGGCGTCCGGCGCCCGGCGCGTCACCGGGGTCGATCCCGTCGACCGGCACAGCCTCGCAACGGCATTCGGGGTCGACGACGCGGTGCGGGCCACCAGCGACCGCTGGGTGAGCCGGCTCGCCGCAGCCGATCGCGCCGACGTCGTCGTCGAGGCGGTCGGCCATCAGGTGGCCACCCTGGGGCACGCGATCGAGGCCACCGCGTTCGGCGGCACCGTGTTGTACTTCGGCGTCGCCGACGACGAGGCCTATCCGATTAACATGCGTTTGATGCTGCGCAACAACCTGACGTTGAAATCCGGTGTGACGCTTGACCGTCGCCGGGTCCTGGAACTGGCCGGCAAGTTCGCCGCCGAACACCCGGAACTGCTCGGCAGATATCTCACGCACACGTTCGGGGTCGACGACGCGCAGGCCGCGTTCGACCTGGCCTGCCGGCCCGACCCGCAGCGCGTGAAGATCGCGATCGCCGAGTGA
- a CDS encoding HpcH/HpaI aldolase family protein — MSVFQQDNTTPIWGGWITGPTLIGPEEFAHAGYDYVGFDAQHGYLDDADVANILRRLEHVPIATAMRLPNADAAPIGRVLDAGADAVIIAMIESADEAAAAVAATRFPPAGVRSFGPLRASLGYDSAALESRVSVFAMIETAAALDNLSEICAVSGLAGIYVGPADLALSLGAEAVGALKHPQVLEAIGRIQRAAAEAGIVAGIHASEGKAGRAMAQLGFRMITLAAESQALRRGATEHLREANEQ, encoded by the coding sequence GTGAGCGTCTTTCAGCAGGACAATACGACCCCGATCTGGGGCGGCTGGATCACCGGCCCCACGCTGATCGGGCCGGAGGAATTCGCGCACGCCGGTTACGATTACGTCGGCTTCGACGCGCAGCACGGCTACCTCGACGACGCCGACGTCGCGAACATCCTGCGCCGGCTGGAGCACGTGCCGATCGCGACCGCGATGCGACTGCCCAACGCCGACGCCGCGCCGATCGGGCGCGTGCTCGACGCCGGCGCCGACGCCGTCATCATCGCGATGATCGAGTCGGCCGACGAGGCGGCCGCGGCGGTGGCGGCCACCCGGTTTCCGCCGGCCGGTGTGCGCAGCTTCGGCCCGTTGCGGGCCAGCCTGGGATATGACAGCGCCGCGCTCGAGTCCCGGGTGAGCGTCTTCGCGATGATCGAAACCGCGGCGGCACTGGACAACCTGAGCGAGATCTGCGCCGTCAGCGGCCTGGCCGGAATCTACGTCGGCCCAGCCGATTTGGCGCTGTCACTGGGTGCCGAAGCCGTGGGCGCACTCAAGCATCCGCAGGTGCTGGAGGCGATCGGGCGCATCCAGCGCGCGGCGGCCGAAGCCGGGATCGTCGCCGGGATACACGCCAGCGAGGGCAAGGCCGGTCGCGCCATGGCCCAGTTGGGGTTTCGAATGATCACGCTGGCGGCCGAATCGCAGGCGCTACGGCGGGGAGCGACCGAGCACCTACGCGAGGCGAACGAACAGTGA
- a CDS encoding nuclear transport factor 2 family protein, producing the protein MTEPIRDLIAAYALALDEGDIEACVQLFVPDGQFLVYGRTYDGHDGIRKMFQDAPRGLHLTGVSRIEVHGDTATGRSQVLFVRAVDLHQRPALYDDEFVRQGGRWRFRRRRCRFVTSAGLSDSPEVP; encoded by the coding sequence GTGACAGAACCGATCCGCGATTTGATCGCCGCCTACGCGCTGGCCCTTGACGAGGGAGACATCGAGGCGTGTGTGCAGCTGTTCGTCCCCGACGGCCAATTTCTGGTCTACGGGCGCACTTACGACGGGCATGACGGTATCCGCAAGATGTTCCAGGACGCGCCGCGCGGCCTGCACCTGACCGGCGTCTCGCGCATCGAGGTCCACGGCGACACCGCCACGGGCCGGTCGCAGGTGCTGTTCGTCAGGGCCGTCGACCTACACCAGCGCCCGGCCCTGTACGACGACGAGTTCGTTCGCCAGGGCGGCCGGTGGCGTTTCCGGCGGCGGCGCTGCCGATTCGTCACCAGCGCCGGCCTGTCCGACAGCCCGGAGGTTCCATGA
- a CDS encoding SDR family NAD(P)-dependent oxidoreductase, with protein sequence MTTRRVALVTGAAGGQGWAIAKRLRAAGFCVAACDRRAEELSVMVDGLGDDDVIAIQLDVTSQPQWAAAVTRTVERFGSLTTLVNAAGMLRRAPLADETVEDFENAWRINCLGAFLGMQATLSRLREAEHASIVNICSTGAIRPFPQHSAYGSSKWALRGLTQTAAAELAPDRIRVNAVFPGPIATPMLDAATQERLAAASSFGRIGEPDEVADAVAFLVSEDASFITGAELVIDGGQCLQIR encoded by the coding sequence ATGACGACTCGACGTGTTGCGCTGGTGACCGGGGCCGCCGGCGGGCAGGGCTGGGCGATCGCCAAAAGGCTTCGCGCCGCTGGCTTTTGCGTGGCCGCCTGCGATCGGCGTGCCGAGGAGTTGTCGGTGATGGTCGACGGGTTGGGCGACGACGACGTCATCGCGATTCAACTCGACGTCACCTCGCAGCCCCAATGGGCGGCCGCCGTCACCCGGACCGTCGAACGGTTCGGGTCGCTGACCACGCTGGTCAACGCGGCCGGCATGCTGCGCCGCGCCCCGCTGGCCGACGAAACGGTCGAGGACTTCGAAAACGCCTGGCGGATCAACTGTTTGGGCGCCTTCCTGGGCATGCAGGCCACGCTGAGCCGGCTGCGCGAGGCGGAGCACGCCAGCATCGTCAACATCTGCAGCACCGGAGCGATCCGCCCCTTCCCGCAGCACAGCGCCTACGGCTCGTCAAAGTGGGCCCTTCGCGGCCTGACCCAAACCGCCGCGGCCGAATTGGCCCCGGACCGCATTCGCGTCAACGCCGTGTTCCCCGGACCGATCGCCACCCCGATGCTGGATGCGGCCACCCAGGAGCGGCTGGCGGCGGCGTCGAGCTTCGGCCGGATCGGCGAGCCCGACGAGGTGGCCGACGCCGTCGCGTTTTTGGTCTCCGAGGACGCGTCGTTCATCACTGGTGCGGAGCTGGTCATCGATGGTGGGCAATGCCTGCAGATCCGGTAA
- a CDS encoding alpha/beta hydrolase: MPADPVTELDGAERLDPVLRAVATTRTDFSVESIRATREPFNERRRDTAEHTDSSSVSITESQDCTVPVRIYRGGEPPAPTVIYCHAGGFALGNLDTDHRQCLELARRARCTVVSVDYRLAPEHPYPAALDDAAVVLNWLAANAAELGVDAARLAVAGSSAGGALAACLAHRAAEGSLPAIVFQLLHQPVLDDRPTGSKAEFRTSPAFDGEGAELMWRHYLGTDGTPDAVPARRDAFTGVAPALITCAEIDPFRDEAVDYALRLLRAGVSTELHVFARTCHGFDSLLPDWSVSQRLYALQGHALSNAFGY, encoded by the coding sequence ATGCCTGCAGATCCGGTAACCGAACTCGACGGCGCCGAGCGGCTCGACCCGGTGCTGCGCGCCGTCGCGACGACGCGAACGGATTTTTCGGTCGAATCGATCCGGGCCACTCGGGAGCCCTTCAACGAGCGTCGGCGCGACACCGCCGAGCACACCGACTCGTCGAGCGTAAGCATCACCGAATCGCAAGACTGCACAGTGCCGGTGCGGATCTATCGCGGCGGCGAGCCACCAGCGCCGACGGTAATCTATTGCCACGCAGGCGGATTCGCGTTAGGCAACCTCGACACCGATCACCGGCAGTGCCTGGAGCTGGCGCGGCGCGCGCGCTGCACGGTGGTGTCGGTCGACTACCGGCTGGCACCGGAACATCCCTACCCGGCCGCGCTCGACGACGCCGCAGTGGTGCTGAATTGGCTGGCCGCCAACGCCGCCGAACTGGGCGTCGACGCCGCACGGCTGGCCGTCGCCGGCAGCAGCGCCGGCGGTGCCCTGGCCGCGTGCCTGGCCCACCGGGCGGCCGAGGGGTCGCTGCCGGCGATCGTGTTCCAGCTGCTGCATCAGCCGGTGCTCGATGACCGTCCGACCGGGTCGAAGGCGGAATTCCGCACCAGCCCGGCCTTCGACGGCGAGGGCGCGGAGCTGATGTGGCGCCACTATCTCGGCACTGACGGCACTCCGGATGCCGTGCCCGCGCGGCGCGACGCGTTCACCGGTGTCGCGCCGGCGTTGATCACCTGCGCCGAGATCGATCCGTTCCGCGACGAGGCCGTCGACTACGCGCTGCGGCTGCTGCGCGCCGGCGTCTCCACCGAGTTGCACGTGTTCGCCCGCACCTGTCACGGATTCGATTCGCTGTTGCCCGACTGGTCGGTGTCGCAGCGGCTTTACGCGCTGCAGGGGCACGCCCTGTCGAACGCTTTTGGATACTGA
- a CDS encoding acyl-CoA thioesterase, protein MVPPAPDELTTDDFPVLWPVTTRWADNDMFGHLNNAVYYQLFDTAINAWINTTTGLDPLSTPALGIVAESGCRYFSELHFPESLLVGLAVTRLGRSSVTYRLGVFREEAQPITALGHWVHVYVDRTNRKSVPIPDAIRSLLSTACVT, encoded by the coding sequence ATGGTTCCGCCCGCACCCGATGAGCTCACCACCGACGACTTTCCGGTGCTGTGGCCGGTCACAACCCGCTGGGCCGACAACGACATGTTCGGCCACCTCAACAACGCCGTGTACTACCAGCTGTTCGACACCGCGATCAACGCGTGGATCAACACCACGACCGGGCTCGACCCGTTGAGTACGCCCGCGCTCGGCATCGTCGCCGAGTCGGGCTGCCGCTATTTTTCCGAACTGCATTTCCCGGAGAGCCTTCTCGTGGGCCTGGCGGTGACCCGGCTGGGGCGCAGCAGCGTGACCTACCGGCTCGGCGTGTTCCGCGAAGAGGCCCAACCGATCACCGCGCTCGGCCACTGGGTGCACGTGTATGTCGATCGGACCAACCGCAAATCGGTCCCGATTCCCGACGCGATCCGGTCGCTGCTGTCGACGGCCTGCGTGACGTGA
- a CDS encoding SRPBCC family protein: MPVLSKTVEVSATAASIMAIVADFEAYPEWNEPIKGVWILARYDDGRPSQLRLDIEINGMPGTYIQAVYYPGENQIQTVMQQGDLFAKQEQLFSVVETGSTSLLTVDADVESTLPVPAPMVKMLLNQVLDSLAEALKKRAEELASR, translated from the coding sequence ATGCCAGTTTTGAGCAAAACCGTCGAGGTCAGCGCCACCGCCGCATCGATCATGGCGATCGTGGCGGATTTCGAGGCTTACCCCGAGTGGAACGAGCCGATCAAGGGCGTATGGATACTTGCCCGCTACGACGACGGGCGCCCCAGCCAGCTGCGGCTCGACATTGAGATCAACGGCATGCCGGGCACCTATATCCAGGCCGTGTATTACCCCGGGGAGAACCAGATCCAGACCGTCATGCAACAAGGTGACCTGTTCGCCAAGCAGGAGCAACTGTTCAGCGTGGTGGAGACCGGGTCGACGAGCTTGCTGACGGTGGACGCCGACGTCGAGTCCACGCTGCCGGTGCCCGCGCCGATGGTGAAGATGCTCCTCAACCAGGTGCTCGACAGCCTCGCCGAAGCCCTCAAGAAGCGCGCCGAGGAGCTGGCCTCGCGGTGA
- a CDS encoding GntR family transcriptional regulator: MNAPVSARPRGRRTLRRAQLSDEVAGHLRAAIMSGKLRPGTYIRLDETAAELGVSITPVREALLKLRGEGMVQLEPHRGHFVLPLTRQDVNDIFWLQATIARELATSATDLITEAEIGELDHIIDAMVAAVGSAPGAERAETIARLEFAFHRVFNQASGRIKLAWFLHNAARYMPALIYAADPQWGEAAVDHHRQLVAALRRRDTAAVVEHTVWQFTDAARRSTEMLDEAGIFALRPA, from the coding sequence GTGAACGCACCGGTATCCGCGCGACCGCGTGGCCGGCGCACACTGCGCCGGGCGCAGCTGTCCGACGAGGTTGCGGGTCACCTGCGCGCGGCGATCATGTCCGGGAAGTTGCGGCCGGGGACCTACATCCGCCTCGACGAGACCGCGGCCGAACTCGGAGTGAGCATCACGCCGGTGCGCGAGGCCCTACTGAAGCTGCGCGGCGAGGGCATGGTGCAGCTCGAGCCGCACCGCGGCCACTTCGTTTTGCCGCTGACCCGACAGGACGTCAACGACATCTTCTGGTTGCAGGCAACGATCGCGCGCGAGCTGGCCACGTCGGCCACCGATCTGATCACCGAGGCGGAGATCGGCGAGCTCGACCACATCATCGATGCCATGGTGGCGGCGGTCGGATCCGCGCCGGGAGCCGAGCGCGCGGAAACCATCGCCAGGCTCGAGTTCGCTTTTCATCGCGTCTTCAACCAGGCCAGCGGGCGGATCAAGTTGGCGTGGTTTTTGCACAACGCGGCGCGCTACATGCCCGCGCTGATCTACGCCGCCGACCCGCAGTGGGGTGAGGCCGCGGTCGATCACCACCGGCAGTTGGTCGCCGCGCTGCGCCGCCGCGACACCGCGGCCGTCGTCGAGCACACGGTCTGGCAATTCACCGACGCGGCGCGCCGGTCGACCGAGATGCTCGACGAGGCCGGAATCTTTGCGCTGCGCCCCGCCTGA